The Salvelinus fontinalis isolate EN_2023a chromosome 9, ASM2944872v1, whole genome shotgun sequence genome has a window encoding:
- the LOC129862410 gene encoding engulfment and cell motility protein 3-like isoform X2, with translation MEVMQVVREQITRTLSSKPTSLELFKNKVNALNYSEILKLRQTERLHQEETLAPPVLELKERLKPELLELIRQQRLNRLCQGTLFRKISSRRRQDKLWYCRLSPNHKVLHFGDVEEDTETPPIESLQEKIPVADIKALLTGKDCPHMKENKGKQTKEGLDLAFSITYDVEEYSLNFIASSRTDFCLWTDGLSVLLGRDMSSECMRSELDILLSMEIKLRLLDLENVPIPDCAPPVPKPPSNFNFCYDLSQAEQ, from the exons ATGGAG GTAATGCAGGTTGTGCGTGAGCAGATCACTAGGACTCTGTCCAGTAAGCCCACGTCTCTGGAGCTGTTTAAGAACAAGGTGAATGCTCTGAACTACAGTGAGATCCTCAAACTACGCCAGACAGAGCGGCTGCACCAGGAGGAGACCCTCGCGCCGCCTGTATT AGAGCTGAAGGAGCGTCTGAAGCCTGAGCTGTTGGAGCTGATTCGCCAGCAGAGACTGAACCGCCTGTGTCAGGGAACCCTCTTCCGCAAGATCAGCAGTCGACGAAGACAGG ATAAGTTGTGGTACTGTCGTTTGTCACCCAATCACAAAGTCCTGCACTTTGGCGATGTGGAGGAGGACACAGAAACACCCCCCATCGAGAGTCTCCAGGAGAAGA TTCCTGTTGCAGATATCAAAGCACTGCTGACAGGGAAAGACTGCCCTCACATGAAGGAGAATAAGGGCAAACAGACCAAG GAAGGGTTGGACCTGGCTTTCAGCATCACTTATGACGTGGAGGAGTACAGCCTCAACTTTATCGCCTCATCCAGAACAGAT TTCTGCCTGTGGACAGATGGACTGAGCGTGCTCCTGGGGCGGGACATGAGTAGTGAATGCATGAGGAGTGAGCTGGATATCCTGCTTTCCATGGAGATCAAGCTCCGCCTCCTGGACCTGGAGAACGTGCCCATCCCAGACTGCGCCCCCCCGGTGCCCAAACCCCCCAGCAACTTCAACTTCTGCTATGACTTAAGCCAGGCTGAGCAGTAG
- the LOC129862410 gene encoding engulfment and cell motility protein 3-like isoform X3 codes for MQVVREQITRTLSSKPTSLELFKNKVNALNYSEILKLRQTERLHQEETLAPPVLELKERLKPELLELIRQQRLNRLCQGTLFRKISSRRRQDKLWYCRLSPNHKVLHFGDVEEDTETPPIESLQEKIPVADIKALLTGKDCPHMKENKGKQTKEGLDLAFSITYDVEEYSLNFIASSRTDFCLWTDGLSVLLGRDMSSECMRSELDILLSMEIKLRLLDLENVPIPDCAPPVPKPPSNFNFCYDLSQAEQ; via the exons ATGCAGGTTGTGCGTGAGCAGATCACTAGGACTCTGTCCAGTAAGCCCACGTCTCTGGAGCTGTTTAAGAACAAGGTGAATGCTCTGAACTACAGTGAGATCCTCAAACTACGCCAGACAGAGCGGCTGCACCAGGAGGAGACCCTCGCGCCGCCTGTATT AGAGCTGAAGGAGCGTCTGAAGCCTGAGCTGTTGGAGCTGATTCGCCAGCAGAGACTGAACCGCCTGTGTCAGGGAACCCTCTTCCGCAAGATCAGCAGTCGACGAAGACAGG ATAAGTTGTGGTACTGTCGTTTGTCACCCAATCACAAAGTCCTGCACTTTGGCGATGTGGAGGAGGACACAGAAACACCCCCCATCGAGAGTCTCCAGGAGAAGA TTCCTGTTGCAGATATCAAAGCACTGCTGACAGGGAAAGACTGCCCTCACATGAAGGAGAATAAGGGCAAACAGACCAAG GAAGGGTTGGACCTGGCTTTCAGCATCACTTATGACGTGGAGGAGTACAGCCTCAACTTTATCGCCTCATCCAGAACAGAT TTCTGCCTGTGGACAGATGGACTGAGCGTGCTCCTGGGGCGGGACATGAGTAGTGAATGCATGAGGAGTGAGCTGGATATCCTGCTTTCCATGGAGATCAAGCTCCGCCTCCTGGACCTGGAGAACGTGCCCATCCCAGACTGCGCCCCCCCGGTGCCCAAACCCCCCAGCAACTTCAACTTCTGCTATGACTTAAGCCAGGCTGAGCAGTAG